A section of the Ornithinimicrobium sufpigmenti genome encodes:
- a CDS encoding MarR family winged helix-turn-helix transcriptional regulator, protein MDSYPQLALDQQICLPLYAASRAVTRRYGELLAEVGLTYPQYLALLALWEAEGPLSVRELGDLLHLDSGTLTPLLKRMERTGLLTRVRDERDERRVLVSPTDQGWGLRARVADIPAQLAGGMGMTVAEGRTLRGLLDRVIGQLEPERGGGGAAAR, encoded by the coding sequence GTGGACAGTTACCCTCAGCTCGCCCTCGACCAGCAGATCTGCCTGCCGCTGTATGCCGCATCGCGCGCAGTGACCCGACGCTACGGAGAGCTGCTCGCCGAGGTCGGTCTGACCTACCCGCAGTACCTCGCCCTGCTGGCGCTGTGGGAGGCGGAGGGACCGCTGAGCGTGCGCGAGCTGGGTGATCTGCTGCACCTGGACTCCGGCACCTTGACGCCGCTGCTGAAGCGGATGGAGAGGACCGGCCTGCTCACCCGGGTGCGCGACGAGCGCGACGAGCGGCGGGTCCTGGTGTCGCCGACCGACCAGGGATGGGGCCTGCGCGCCCGCGTGGCCGACATCCCGGCCCAGCTGGCCGGGGGGATGGGCATGACCGTGGCGGAGGGGCGCACGTTGCGTGGCCTGCTGGACCGGGTGATCGGCCAGCTGGAGCCGGAGCGCGGCGGCGGAGGGGCGGCCGCCCGCTAG
- a CDS encoding glycosyltransferase family 4 protein: MASESDVSVQGHGVHTAYVELAEALERRGDIALVRGRYREQVDCDVYHLHTVGAGMWPKIRDPRAKKVVSAHLIPDSLVGSIRLARYWRPVARRYMQWFYGKADKVLAVSGTVARALEDELKVPGDRIEVFHNTIDMRAYRTTPDDRAAARRRLDIPQDAFVVVGVGQVQPRKRVDVFDQLARQDPETTFVWVGGIPFKHLGAEHGLMRRLMDRAPDNLLFPGVLPHPEVKAYLQAADVFCLPAEQENHPMCILEAAGAGLPIVARNLAEYDDTFGDDVLRCEDDTFAAAINLLREDESERARWRQRSEQIAERFDSSAAAERLVGIYRDLD; encoded by the coding sequence ATGGCCAGCGAGAGCGACGTCTCGGTGCAGGGGCACGGCGTGCACACGGCATACGTCGAGCTGGCCGAGGCGCTGGAGCGGCGCGGCGATATCGCCCTGGTGCGCGGGCGCTACCGCGAGCAGGTGGACTGCGACGTCTACCACCTGCACACCGTCGGGGCGGGCATGTGGCCCAAGATCCGCGACCCGAGGGCGAAGAAAGTCGTGTCGGCGCACCTGATCCCCGACTCGCTGGTCGGCTCGATCCGGCTGGCGAGGTACTGGCGGCCCGTCGCGCGGCGCTACATGCAGTGGTTCTACGGCAAGGCCGACAAGGTCCTGGCGGTGTCGGGCACGGTCGCGCGGGCGCTGGAGGACGAGCTCAAGGTGCCGGGGGACAGGATCGAGGTCTTCCACAACACCATCGACATGCGGGCCTACCGGACGACACCGGACGACCGGGCCGCAGCGCGCCGGCGCCTGGACATCCCGCAGGACGCCTTCGTCGTGGTCGGGGTGGGACAGGTGCAACCGCGCAAGCGGGTCGACGTCTTCGACCAGCTGGCGCGCCAGGATCCCGAGACGACCTTCGTCTGGGTGGGCGGCATCCCCTTCAAGCACCTGGGGGCCGAGCACGGCCTGATGCGGCGGCTGATGGACCGGGCACCTGACAACCTGCTCTTCCCCGGCGTGCTGCCGCACCCGGAGGTCAAGGCGTACCTGCAGGCGGCCGACGTCTTCTGCCTGCCGGCCGAGCAGGAGAACCACCCGATGTGCATCCTCGAAGCGGCAGGTGCGGGCCTGCCGATCGTGGCGCGCAACCTGGCGGAGTACGACGACACCTTCGGCGACGACGTCCTCCGCTGCGAGGACGACACGTTCGCCGCCGCCATCAACCTCCTGCGCGAGGACGAGTCCGAGCGCGCGAGATGGCGGCAGAGGTCAGAGCAGATCGCGGAGCGCTTCGACAGCTCCGCGGCGGCCGAGCGGCTGGTCGGGATCTACCGCGATCTCGACTGA
- a CDS encoding glycosyltransferase translates to MGTSSSLDARRRGARPRRVLLLSDSYRPTVNGVVTSIDELRQGLLEAGHDVRVLTVGPGRRTTFDGSVYRLPSLDASPIYPHARVGRLVAPATFAELVAWRPDVLHSHTEFSAFWWALRLANRLGAPHVHTYHTLYADYTHYFFPHKGAGRAICAGFTRQTLNRTTTVIAPTAKIEKLLLRYGVHVPISVVPTGIDLTRFTPGPPSESLRAELNLTHGIPVILSLGRLAAEKSVTETIDLLAPVRDTPWQLVLAGDGPQAGMLREQVQRHGMTDRVRFVGAVAPAQVPDYYRLADVFVSASRSETQGLTFLEALASGVPVLCRDDASLDGMVQGGHNGYRYREPEEFTRVMTQLLREPELRRRWGAGAQQTASGFGRAAFVDAVCATYDRARGSNGTARWAA, encoded by the coding sequence ATGGGGACATCGAGCAGTCTCGACGCGCGCCGACGCGGTGCGCGGCCGCGCCGTGTGCTGCTGCTCAGCGACTCCTACCGGCCCACCGTCAACGGCGTGGTCACCTCCATCGACGAGCTGCGTCAGGGTCTGCTGGAGGCCGGGCACGACGTCCGCGTCCTGACGGTCGGTCCCGGCCGGCGCACCACCTTCGACGGCAGCGTCTACCGGCTCCCGTCCCTGGACGCCAGCCCGATCTACCCGCACGCCAGGGTCGGGCGCCTCGTCGCCCCCGCGACCTTCGCCGAGCTGGTCGCGTGGCGGCCCGACGTGCTGCACTCGCACACCGAGTTCTCCGCGTTCTGGTGGGCCCTGCGGCTCGCCAACCGGCTCGGCGCGCCGCACGTGCACACCTACCACACGCTCTACGCCGACTACACCCACTACTTCTTCCCGCACAAGGGCGCAGGCCGGGCGATCTGCGCCGGCTTCACGCGGCAGACGCTCAACCGGACGACCACCGTCATCGCCCCCACCGCCAAGATCGAGAAACTCCTCCTGAGGTATGGCGTGCACGTCCCCATCTCGGTCGTCCCGACCGGGATCGACCTGACCCGGTTCACGCCCGGGCCGCCCTCGGAGAGTCTGCGGGCAGAGCTCAACCTGACCCACGGCATACCCGTCATCCTCAGCCTGGGCCGGCTGGCCGCCGAGAAGAGCGTGACCGAGACCATCGACCTGCTGGCCCCCGTCCGCGACACCCCGTGGCAGCTGGTGCTGGCCGGTGACGGGCCGCAGGCCGGGATGCTGCGAGAGCAGGTGCAGCGGCACGGCATGACCGACCGGGTCCGGTTCGTCGGTGCCGTCGCCCCGGCGCAGGTGCCCGACTACTACCGCCTGGCCGACGTCTTCGTGTCCGCCTCCCGCAGCGAGACCCAGGGCCTGACCTTCCTGGAGGCCCTGGCCAGCGGTGTCCCGGTGCTGTGCCGCGACGACGCCTCCCTGGACGGGATGGTGCAGGGAGGCCACAACGGCTACCGCTACCGCGAGCCCGAGGAGTTCACGCGGGTGATGACCCAGCTGCTGCGCGAGCCCGAGCTGCGCCGCCGGTGGGGCGCGGGAGCGCAGCAGACGGCATCCGGGTTCGGCCGGGCGGCCTTCGTCGACGCCGTCTGTGCCACCTACGACCGCGCCCGCGGCTCCAACGGCACCGCGAGGTGGGCGGCCTGA
- a CDS encoding L-lactate permease, with product MQAALASLPLVVVSVLLALRVSAMRSATAGIVVAGVLIATVFSDGAGDVLPGLLRWLPTAVEVIVIIAAGIALARILSASGAQGVLAGWLGRMTGGQVATALLVVHGVTPFAESVTGFGVGVLVGVPLLAAAGFSPHRSAVLGLLGLCAVPWGALGPGTIIAGRLIGETTEAVGIATAWPNLVVTVGVGIAAVLMVPGGRSPGAVAAGIVSGLVLGAGILASSLLIGMAPSGALGGLLAVVVHLAWRRVHGTRITLPREVRHAVGPYLLLLGGILASTVTVTALDITGAWATVASPAVWLVLTCLVALRWLDVDRETTRQLAVDVRHLGRATALPTAAFLLLGVLMVLGGLTVPIGEAIQATGSVALVLGPALGAFGGFITGSGAGANSMFAAAQGAVAEGLGVSVLAFVGVQNAAAGLLTMASPARVLLAVRSVPPQATSDATAATRPASLSKVTREVLLIDIAIVLALGLWNVLLL from the coding sequence ATGCAGGCGGCACTGGCGAGCCTGCCGCTGGTCGTCGTCTCGGTGCTGCTGGCCCTGCGGGTGTCGGCCATGCGCTCGGCCACGGCGGGGATCGTGGTCGCCGGGGTGCTCATCGCGACCGTCTTCTCGGACGGCGCCGGTGACGTCCTGCCCGGACTGCTGCGGTGGCTGCCGACCGCCGTAGAAGTGATCGTCATCATCGCGGCCGGCATCGCGCTGGCCCGCATCCTTTCCGCGTCCGGCGCGCAGGGTGTGCTCGCCGGGTGGCTGGGGCGGATGACCGGAGGACAGGTCGCGACGGCCCTGCTGGTGGTGCACGGGGTGACACCATTCGCCGAGTCGGTGACCGGCTTCGGCGTCGGCGTCCTGGTCGGGGTGCCCCTCCTGGCCGCCGCCGGGTTCAGTCCGCACCGGTCGGCCGTGCTGGGCCTGCTCGGGCTGTGTGCCGTGCCGTGGGGCGCGCTCGGGCCGGGCACGATCATCGCCGGGCGGCTCATCGGCGAGACGACGGAGGCGGTCGGCATCGCCACCGCCTGGCCCAACCTGGTGGTCACCGTCGGTGTCGGGATCGCCGCGGTGCTGATGGTCCCGGGCGGCCGCTCCCCCGGCGCGGTGGCGGCCGGGATCGTCTCGGGCCTGGTGCTCGGGGCCGGGATCCTGGCCTCCAGCCTGCTCATCGGTATGGCGCCCTCCGGCGCCCTGGGCGGTCTGCTGGCCGTCGTCGTCCACCTGGCGTGGCGGCGAGTGCACGGCACCCGCATCACGCTGCCGAGGGAGGTACGGCACGCGGTGGGGCCGTACCTCCTGCTGCTCGGCGGCATCCTCGCCAGCACGGTGACCGTCACTGCGCTCGACATCACCGGCGCGTGGGCCACCGTCGCCTCCCCCGCCGTCTGGCTGGTCCTCACCTGCCTGGTCGCCCTGCGCTGGCTGGACGTCGACCGGGAGACGACCCGGCAGCTGGCTGTCGACGTCAGACACCTCGGTCGGGCGACCGCGCTGCCGACCGCTGCCTTCCTGCTGCTCGGCGTCCTCATGGTCCTGGGCGGGCTGACCGTGCCGATCGGCGAGGCGATCCAGGCCACCGGCTCCGTGGCGCTCGTGCTCGGGCCGGCCCTCGGCGCCTTCGGCGGTTTCATCACCGGCTCCGGCGCCGGCGCGAACTCGATGTTCGCTGCAGCGCAGGGGGCCGTGGCGGAAGGGCTCGGGGTCTCCGTGCTGGCCTTCGTCGGCGTGCAGAACGCTGCGGCCGGCCTGCTCACGATGGCCTCCCCGGCGCGGGTGCTGCTGGCGGTGCGGAGCGTGCCGCCCCAGGCCACCTCGGATGCGACAGCGGCGACGCGGCCCGCCTCGCTGTCCAAGGTCACCCGCGAGGTTCTGCTCATCGACATCGCGATCGTGCTGGCGTTGGGGCTGTGGAACGTGCTGCTGCTGTAG
- a CDS encoding Lrp/AsnC family transcriptional regulator translates to MATPLDDIDRRLLAAIQTDARLPQAALGARVGLSAAAVNRRLRRLTDEGYVTGTAAVLAPELLGHALTVIAQVEVESEQATPLDQVQAAFLSCPQVQQCYNVTGDCDFVLVFLLRDMPQYLQLTRELFYGNPNVRRFKTLVVLDRTKVSLDVPLA, encoded by the coding sequence ATGGCCACTCCCCTGGACGACATCGACCGCCGGCTGCTCGCGGCGATCCAGACCGACGCTCGGCTCCCCCAGGCGGCGCTCGGTGCACGCGTCGGTCTGTCCGCGGCCGCGGTCAACCGCAGACTCCGTCGCCTGACCGACGAGGGCTACGTCACGGGGACGGCCGCCGTCCTGGCGCCGGAGCTGCTGGGGCACGCGCTCACGGTCATCGCTCAGGTCGAGGTGGAGAGCGAGCAGGCGACGCCGCTGGACCAGGTGCAGGCAGCCTTCCTGTCCTGCCCCCAGGTGCAGCAGTGCTACAACGTCACCGGTGACTGCGACTTCGTCCTGGTGTTCCTGCTGCGGGACATGCCCCAGTACCTGCAGCTGACCCGGGAGCTGTTCTACGGCAACCCCAACGTCCGACGGTTCAAGACGCTCGTCGTCCTGGACCGCACGAAGGTCTCTCTCGACGTCCCCCTTGCCTGA
- a CDS encoding M20 family metallopeptidase gives MSMTTTMQTTTTWDVAQLTAELVSVDSVNPGLVPGAAGEEPIVDLLASRLGQASFTVTVVPARGRGGRPSLIAAPPVTGDGPTIVLNGHLDTVGVDGMTDPFVPRTEDDRLYGRGAADMKGGVAALVVAARRLVSAGSPVRPVLALVADEEDASVGSEAVIAALPELGILPDACLIAEPTDLALARSLRGFVVVRVRFPGRAAHSSQAELGVNAVTHLGRFLHAIDERSADVRARGGDLMATLVAGGSSAFVIPHQAECLVEMRLTPEQESGEAMDEIRALLDAAWGAEVELVGSREGWSLDEEGMAARLATALGERLGTHATFDAPYWMEAPLWQQVCPTLVCGPGGGGLHAVDEWVDLRQLRTFTSALVEVLQNWSVDDRP, from the coding sequence ATGTCGATGACGACAACCATGCAGACCACGACGACGTGGGACGTCGCCCAGCTGACGGCGGAGCTGGTGTCCGTCGACAGCGTGAACCCCGGACTGGTGCCGGGCGCGGCCGGAGAAGAGCCCATCGTCGACCTGCTGGCCTCGCGACTTGGGCAGGCGAGTTTCACGGTGACGGTTGTCCCGGCCCGCGGGCGTGGGGGGCGACCGAGCCTGATCGCTGCTCCTCCGGTCACTGGAGACGGTCCGACCATCGTCCTCAACGGGCACCTCGACACCGTCGGCGTCGACGGCATGACGGACCCGTTCGTGCCGCGCACAGAGGACGACCGGCTCTACGGCCGCGGCGCAGCCGACATGAAGGGCGGCGTCGCCGCCCTGGTCGTGGCCGCGCGGCGGCTCGTCTCGGCCGGCTCGCCCGTGCGACCCGTGCTCGCGCTGGTCGCCGACGAGGAGGACGCCAGCGTGGGGAGCGAGGCGGTCATCGCCGCGCTGCCGGAGCTCGGCATACTCCCCGACGCCTGTCTGATCGCTGAGCCCACCGACCTCGCGCTGGCGCGGTCGCTCCGTGGCTTCGTCGTCGTCCGGGTCCGTTTCCCAGGACGGGCGGCACACAGCTCGCAGGCCGAGCTCGGCGTCAATGCGGTGACCCACCTCGGCCGCTTCCTGCACGCGATCGACGAGCGGTCCGCAGACGTGCGTGCTCGTGGCGGCGACCTGATGGCGACGCTCGTGGCCGGTGGCTCCTCCGCCTTCGTGATCCCGCACCAGGCCGAGTGCCTCGTGGAGATGCGGCTGACCCCGGAGCAGGAGAGCGGCGAGGCGATGGACGAGATCCGCGCGCTGCTCGACGCGGCCTGGGGCGCCGAGGTCGAGCTGGTCGGTTCCCGCGAGGGGTGGAGCCTCGACGAGGAGGGTATGGCGGCTCGGCTCGCCACCGCCCTGGGCGAGCGGCTCGGCACCCACGCGACTTTCGACGCGCCGTACTGGATGGAGGCGCCGCTCTGGCAGCAGGTGTGCCCCACGCTGGTCTGCGGGCCGGGCGGCGGTGGCCTGCACGCGGTCGACGAGTGGGTCGACCTCCGTCAGCTCCGGACCTTCACGAGCGCGCTCGTGGAGGTCCTCCAGAACTGGTCGGTCGACGACCGCCCCTGA
- a CDS encoding trans-sulfuration enzyme family protein yields the protein MTATNPYRPGRDHTSRTYPVVPPIYQTTTFELDDTSYDDIQGTGGLRETWYSRFNNPTVDAAAAEVARLHGAARSMMTASGMAAIATTLVTLLRSGDTVIASKQVYGDTDDLLQRDLPALGINVVRVDAFDTAEWERAAQEHRPAVLYGETLSNPQLRLMDIPAVAKVAASVGARLVVDNTFATPFCTRPLALGADVVVESATKFLAGHSDVVAGAVTTDDEELMEEVQRRLITFGGCMDPHAAFLAWRGMRTFGVRLAEACQAADIIATKMADEPGVEHVRHPSRMDHPDAGPVIDAVMPHAKGAMLSLALEGGDERALAVLRRLRVGVEATSLGGVETLASVPFNSSHFNMTPEQRLDAGIPPGLLRLSVGLEGADELIEDLRQAIAGTASG from the coding sequence ATGACAGCCACGAACCCGTACCGGCCCGGCCGCGACCACACCTCGCGGACCTACCCGGTAGTTCCCCCGATCTACCAGACGACGACCTTCGAGCTGGACGACACGTCCTACGACGACATCCAGGGGACCGGTGGGCTGCGGGAGACGTGGTACTCCCGCTTCAACAACCCGACCGTCGACGCGGCGGCGGCGGAGGTGGCGCGGCTGCACGGGGCGGCGCGGTCGATGATGACCGCGAGCGGGATGGCGGCCATCGCGACGACCCTCGTGACGCTGCTGCGCAGCGGGGACACCGTCATCGCCTCCAAGCAGGTCTACGGCGACACCGACGACCTGCTGCAGCGCGACCTGCCCGCGCTCGGCATCAACGTGGTGCGGGTCGACGCCTTCGACACCGCCGAGTGGGAGCGCGCCGCGCAGGAGCACCGCCCGGCGGTCCTGTATGGCGAGACGTTGTCCAACCCGCAGCTGCGGCTGATGGACATCCCCGCCGTCGCCAAGGTCGCGGCCAGCGTCGGGGCACGCCTCGTGGTGGACAACACCTTCGCGACGCCGTTCTGCACCCGCCCGCTGGCGCTCGGTGCTGACGTGGTCGTGGAGTCGGCCACCAAGTTCCTGGCCGGACACTCCGATGTCGTGGCGGGGGCGGTGACGACGGACGACGAGGAGCTCATGGAAGAGGTGCAGCGCCGTCTCATCACCTTCGGCGGCTGCATGGACCCGCACGCGGCGTTCCTGGCGTGGCGCGGGATGCGGACGTTCGGGGTGCGGCTGGCCGAGGCGTGCCAGGCGGCCGACATCATCGCCACCAAGATGGCGGACGAGCCCGGCGTCGAGCACGTGCGCCATCCCAGCCGGATGGACCACCCGGACGCCGGCCCGGTCATCGATGCCGTGATGCCGCACGCCAAGGGCGCGATGCTCAGCCTCGCCCTGGAAGGCGGGGACGAGCGGGCTCTTGCCGTGCTGCGCCGGCTCCGGGTGGGTGTCGAGGCGACGAGCCTGGGGGGCGTGGAGACCCTGGCGAGCGTCCCGTTCAACTCCTCCCACTTCAACATGACCCCCGAGCAGCGTCTGGATGCCGGGATCCCGCCCGGGCTCCTGCGCCTGTCCGTCGGGCTCGAGGGCGCGGACGAGCTCATCGAGGACCTGCGGCAGGCGATCGCGGGGACGGCGAGCGGCTGA
- a CDS encoding alpha/beta fold hydrolase yields METARVQGLRLAYRRSGRGRTVFFVHGGAQDGRAWTPQLEALSDEFSVIAWDEPGAGGSDDVPDGFGLADYADCLAGLIRTLGASPASIVGLSWGTTVTLELYRRHPEVVRSMVLAGGYAGWRGSLGSEEAEARLAALRPGSSRASSAAARLDDASGDATPGLFAGDPPADFVPLMRAMAAQVRPQSASTALVAMAQADLTDVLPTIRVPTQLIWGARDARSPLSVAREFERRIADARLDLIPGCGHVSNLEAPESFTDLLRAFLREHA; encoded by the coding sequence ATGGAGACGGCCCGCGTGCAGGGCCTCCGCCTCGCCTACCGCAGGAGCGGTCGCGGGCGGACGGTGTTCTTCGTCCACGGCGGCGCCCAGGACGGCCGCGCCTGGACGCCGCAGCTGGAGGCACTGTCCGACGAGTTCAGCGTGATCGCGTGGGACGAGCCGGGCGCCGGCGGATCCGATGATGTGCCGGACGGGTTCGGCCTGGCCGACTATGCCGACTGCCTTGCGGGCTTGATCAGGACGCTCGGCGCGTCGCCTGCGTCGATCGTCGGGCTCTCCTGGGGCACGACCGTGACCCTCGAGCTGTACCGCCGCCATCCCGAGGTGGTCCGCAGCATGGTCCTGGCTGGTGGGTATGCCGGGTGGCGGGGCTCCCTGGGGTCTGAGGAGGCAGAGGCGCGGCTCGCCGCCCTCCGCCCAGGATCGTCTCGGGCCTCGTCGGCCGCGGCGCGGCTCGATGACGCCTCCGGTGACGCCACGCCGGGGCTCTTTGCCGGGGATCCACCAGCCGACTTCGTGCCGCTCATGCGAGCCATGGCGGCGCAGGTCCGGCCCCAGAGCGCATCGACGGCCCTCGTGGCGATGGCGCAGGCCGACCTGACCGACGTGCTGCCGACCATCCGGGTGCCCACGCAGCTGATCTGGGGCGCGCGTGATGCGCGGTCGCCGCTGTCTGTCGCGCGCGAGTTCGAACGCCGGATCGCCGACGCGCGACTCGACCTCATCCCTGGGTGCGGGCACGTCAGCAACCTGGAGGCGCCCGAGAGTTTCACCGACCTGTTGCGGGCCTTTCTTCGCGAACATGCGTGA
- the arr gene encoding NAD(+)--rifampin ADP-ribosyltransferase — protein MSEAREPVPFEVHEPGVYLHGTKADLSIGDLLVPGRQSNFEAGRRMNYVYFTQTLDAATWGAELAAGDGRGHIYIVEPLGEFEDDPNVTDKKFPGNPTRSFRSREPLRVVGELADWVGHSPEKLQAMREGLEALERRGEATIED, from the coding sequence ATGAGCGAGGCGCGGGAGCCGGTCCCGTTCGAGGTTCACGAGCCAGGCGTCTATCTCCACGGCACGAAGGCCGACCTGTCCATCGGTGACCTGCTCGTGCCGGGCCGGCAGTCCAACTTCGAGGCCGGTCGGAGGATGAACTACGTCTACTTCACCCAGACCCTGGACGCGGCCACCTGGGGTGCCGAGCTGGCGGCCGGTGACGGGCGAGGCCACATCTACATCGTGGAGCCGCTGGGCGAGTTCGAGGACGACCCCAACGTCACGGACAAGAAGTTCCCCGGCAACCCGACGCGGTCCTTCCGGTCCCGCGAGCCCTTGCGCGTGGTGGGCGAGCTCGCGGACTGGGTTGGTCATTCGCCCGAGAAGCTGCAGGCCATGCGCGAGGGGCTGGAGGCGTTGGAGCGGCGTGGCGAGGCCACCATCGAGGACTGA
- a CDS encoding UPF0158 family protein, producing the protein MPLREFRTALRGATYRGDVPEIIRLLEESTWPEEVLQLVGGALLVALSSSSPECHDLAHRCVARLRDRAWDGDADLAEAMCARLGESPQPMLRPIPVDLAELADVREGDPAHGGGRVDLRTGEVWPEMSFDDDLEDSDDEEDDDDEDREDSRWLWVDPVGSRPGYRDMEIFIDRLDDAHDAELLTVAISGPGAFRRFKQVLASRPEAADRWYAFSEDRTRGRARAWLAAQGYTPAPRRAAPGH; encoded by the coding sequence GTGCCTCTTCGTGAGTTTCGTACCGCGTTGCGCGGAGCCACCTACCGCGGCGACGTGCCGGAGATCATCCGGCTGCTGGAGGAGAGCACCTGGCCGGAGGAGGTACTGCAGCTTGTCGGTGGCGCACTTCTCGTCGCACTGAGCTCTTCTTCGCCGGAGTGCCACGACCTGGCCCATCGCTGTGTCGCGAGGCTGCGAGATCGTGCCTGGGATGGTGACGCCGACCTGGCGGAAGCGATGTGCGCGCGGCTCGGCGAGAGCCCTCAGCCGATGCTGCGCCCCATACCCGTCGATCTGGCAGAGCTGGCCGACGTCCGCGAGGGCGACCCCGCCCACGGCGGTGGCCGAGTCGACCTCAGGACGGGCGAGGTGTGGCCGGAGATGTCCTTCGACGACGACCTCGAGGACAGCGACGACGAAGAAGACGACGACGATGAGGACCGTGAGGACTCGAGGTGGCTGTGGGTCGACCCTGTCGGCTCGCGTCCCGGCTACCGCGACATGGAGATATTCATCGACCGGCTCGACGACGCCCACGACGCCGAGCTCCTGACGGTCGCGATCAGCGGGCCGGGTGCGTTCCGTCGGTTCAAGCAGGTGCTCGCGTCTCGACCGGAGGCCGCGGACCGGTGGTACGCGTTCAGTGAAGACCGCACTCGCGGTCGCGCTCGCGCGTGGTTGGCTGCTCAGGGATACACGCCGGCCCCGCGACGGGCAGCGCCAGGGCACTGA